Proteins encoded in a region of the Triticum dicoccoides isolate Atlit2015 ecotype Zavitan chromosome 3A, WEW_v2.0, whole genome shotgun sequence genome:
- the LOC119269382 gene encoding protein MOR1 isoform X1 gives MSTEDEKLLKEAKKLPWDERLQHKNWKVRNDANIDLAALCDSITDPKDARLREFGPLFKKAVSDSNAPVQEKALDALLAFQRAADADVSRYAKEVCDAICAKCLTGRPKTVEKAQAAFLLWVELEASEVFLESMEKAVKNKVAKAVVPAIDVMFQALSEFGAKVVPPKKILKMLPELFDHPDQNVRASSKGLTLELCRWIGKEPVKSILFEKMRDTMKKELEAELANVSGIAKPTRKIRSEQEKELEEEAVPETTGASTSEVAVPDAPMEIDEYDLVDPVDILTPLEKSGFWDGVKATKWSERRDAVAELTKLASTKKIAPGDFNEVSRTLKKLVTDVNLAVAVEATQAIGNLAKGLRTHFSGNSRNLLPVLLEKLKEKKPTMSEALTQTLEAMHKSGCIALLDVIEDVRVAVKNKVPLVRSLTLNWVAFCIETSNKATVLKLHKEYVPICMECLNDSTPDVRDSSFSVLTAIAKMVGMKPLERSLEKLDDVRKKKLSDMIGSATDTVLSSGTVPTSSSGAATSAREVTDSSTMRRSAASMLSGKKPIHAAAPAKKSGPAKSTAKKTDGGPQSKASAAPEIEDVEPSEMSLEEIEERLNSVVKTETISQLKSTVWKERLEAIGMLKQDVENLTELDKSAELLVRLLCAVPGWNEKNVQVQQQVIEVITYIASTVKKFPKRCVVLCLLGISERVADIKTRAPAMKCLTAFCEAVGPGFVFERLYKIMKEHKNPKVLSEGILWMVSAVEDFGTSNLKLKDIIDFCKDTGLQSSAAATRNSTIKLIGMLHKFVGPDIKGFLSDVKPALLSALDAEYEKNPFEGAAAPPKRTVRALDTASSTSAASSDGLPREDISSKITPALLKNLGSPDWKLRLESIEAVNKIVEAHKRIQPTGTVDLFTALRGRLNDSNKNLVMATLSSIGVLASAMGPSVEKSSKGILADVLKCIGDNKKHMRECTLTALDSWVAATQLDKMVPYIAVALGDQKSGSEGRKDLFDWLSKHVSKMSDPAEALPLLKPSASSLMDKSSEVRKAAETFMNEVLKICGQAAVAKNLRDLPSPTMAIVAERLKLSSVHEGISDSVKMVTTSMSLPSKGGLKNVKPGLNDRSSNVGKAASQRGVPARASVTMISSQDSLQSQALFNIKDSNKEDRERRVLVRKFKFEEPRREQIDELKVDLFKHFREDVSLRLWNSDFKRQIDGIELLQKALPSSGKEVVELLDILLRWFVLRFCESNTTCLLKVLDFLPELFDGLKDQSYMLTEAEAAIFLPCLIEKSGHNIEKVREKMGELIKQMINIYSLPKLLPYILEGLRSKNNRTRIECVDIIGYFMDHNGTEVGGLLKNLPSVAALTAERDGEIRKAALNTLATAYKNLGDDVWRYVGKLSDAQRSMLDDRFKWKAREMDKRREGRPGDARAALRRSVRENGSDVAEQSGELVSRSMAGSMMPRENFGYADAHTVPRQMATAATGPADWREALDIVALGLPEQSVEGMKVICHELTQAVDPESSALDDLIKEADRLVSCLSVMVPKTFNFSLSGASSRSCKYVLNTLMQTFQIKRLAHAVKEGTLDNLITELLLWLLDERVPLMDDGSQLLKALNVLMLKILDNAERTSSFVVLINLLRPLDPSRWPSPTPSESLAVKNQKFSDLVVKCLIKLTKVLQSTIYEVDLDRILQSVHIYLQELGMEEIRRRAGADDKPLRMVKTVLHELVKLRGTAIKGHLSMVPIDAEPQPIILAYIDLNLQTLAAARMLTPSGPMGQTHWGDAASNAPNPSIHSTDAQLKQELAAVFKKIGDKQTCTIGLYELYRITQLYPKVDIFAQLQNASEAFRTYIRDGLAQVEKNAAAGRTPSSLPLSTPPPIASIPSPKFAPSPVHTKSISSKTDCNEDDAFRVQGDSDFRVQSDQQTDRFQSSAGTLDALRERMKSIQAAAVGGNFDVAQTRPLSSMNGNTLHGGARVDGEPQTQSNIPPMDERALSGLQARMERLKSGSMEPL, from the exons ATGTCGACCGAGGACGAGAAGCTCCTCAAGGAGGCGAAGAAGCTGCCGTGGGACGAGCGGCTGCAGCACAAGAACTGGAAGGTGCGGAACGACGCCAACATCGACCTCGCCGCGCTCTGCGACTCCATCACCGACCCCAAGGACGCCCGCCTCCGCGAGTTTG GACCATTATTTAAGAAGGCGGTTTCGGATTCGAACGCGCCTGTGCAGGAGAAGGCGCTGGATGCGCTGCTGGCTTTCCAACGAGCCGCTGATGCTGATGTATCGAG GTATGCCAAGGAGGTGTGCGATGCGATATGTGCCAAGTGCCTCACTGGCAGGCCTAAGACTGTTGAGAAGGCTCAAGCTGCATTTCTCCTTTGGGTGGAGCTGGAGGCGTCAGAGGTCTTCCTT GAATCTATGGAGAAGGCTGTAAAGAATAAAGTGGCTAAAGCTGTTGTTCCTGCTATTGATGTCATGTTTCAAGCACTCAG TGAATTTGGAGCTAAGGTTGTACCACCTAAAAAAATTCTGAAGATGCTTCCTGAGCTATTTGATCATCCAGACCAGAATGTTCGAGCTTCTTCTAAAGGATTGACACTTGAGCTTTGTCGATGGATTGGCAAAGAGCCTGTAAAGTCAATTTTATTTGAGAAGATGAGGGATACAATG AAAAAAGAGTTGGAAGCAGAGCTAGCAAATGTCTCGGGAATTGCTAAGCCAACTCGCAAGATAAG ATCTGAACAAGAAAAGGAGCTTGAGGAGGAAGCTGTGCCAGAGACAACAGGCGCCAGTACTTCTGAAGTTGCAGTGCCAGATG CCCCCATGGAGATTGATGAATATGATCTTGTTGATCCTGTGGATATTTTAACCCCACTTGAAAAGTCTGGATTTTGGGATGGCGTG AAAGCAACTAAATGGTCGGAAAGAAGGGATGCTGTTGCAGAGCTTACTAAGCTTGCTTCAACCAAAAAAATTGCTCCTGGTGATTTTAATGAAGTTTCCCGAACACTTAAAAAG CTTGTTACAGATGTTAATTTGGCTGTTGCAGTGGAAGCTACCCAAGCAATAGGGAATTTAGCTAAAGGTTTAAGAACTCATTTTTCAGGAAATTCACGGAATCTGCTTCCTGTTTTACTT gaaaaactgaaagagaaaaagccaACCATGTCAGAAGCACTGACTCAAACACTCGAAGCAATGCATAAGTCTGGTTGTATTGCTCTTCTTGATGTGATTGAAG ATGTTCGGGTCGCTGTAAAAAACAAGGTCCCTCTTGTTCGATCCTTAACGTTGAACtgggttgcattttgcattgaaacGAGCAATAAGGCAACTGTCCTAAAGTTGCACAAGGAGTATGTTCCTATCTGCATGGAG TGCTTGAATGATAGCACCCCAGATGTTCGAGATTCTTCGTTCTCTGTTTTGACTGCCATAGCTAAG ATGGTTGGAATGAAACCCTTGGAACGGTCCCTGGAGAAGTTAGATGACGTGAGGAAAAAGAAACTTTCAGATATGATTGGCTCTGCCACTGATACTGTTTTAAGTTCAGGGACAG TACCTACCTCAAGTTCAGGAGCTGCCACATCTGCTCGGGAG GTTACAGATAGCTCAACAATGAGGAGATCTGCTGCAAGCATGCTTAGTGGAAAGAAGCCTATCCATGCAGCG GCCCCGGCTAAGAAATCTGGACCAGCAAAATCAACTGCAAAAAAGACAGATGGCGGACCACAGTCAAAGGCTTCTGCTGCTCCTGAGATAGAAGATGTTGAG CCTTCAGAGATGagtttggaagaaatagaggagagATTAAATTCTGTTGTGAAAACAGAGACAATTTCACAGTTAAAGAGCACTGTTTGGAAAGAGCGTCTTGAAG CCATTGGCATGCTAAAGCAGGATGTCGAAAATCTCACAGAACTTGACAAATCTGCCGAACTCTTGGTCCGTTTATTATGTGCTGTGCCTGGATGGAATGAAAAAAATGTGCAG GTTCAACAACAAGTTATAGAGGTCATCACCTACATTGCCTCAACTGTGAAGAAGTTCCCAAAGCGATGTGTCGTTCTATGCCTTCTTG GCATAAGTGAAAGGGTTGCTGATATAAAAACCCGAGCGCCTGCAATGAAATGTCTTACCGCTTTTTGCGAGGCAGTAGGTCCAGGGTTTGTGTTTGAGAGG TTATACAAAATAATGAAAGAGCACAAGAATCCGAAGGTTCTTAGTGAGGGTATTCTTTGGATGGTATCTGCCGTTGAAGACTTTGGGACTTCGAATTTAAAACTAAAG GACATAATCGATTTTTGTAAAGACACGGGTCTGCAATCTAGCGCTGCTGCAACCAGAAATTCAACTATCAAACTGATCGGGATGCTGCATAAGTTTGTAGGGCCAG ATATAAAGGGTTTCTTGAGTGATGTCAAACCGGCACTTCTCAGTGCTCTCGATGCTGAATATGAGAAGAATCCATTTGAG GGTGCTGCTGCTCCTCCGAAAAGAACAGTTAGAGCTTTGGACACTGCATCGTCTACGTCTGCTGCCTCATCAGATGGCCTGCCGAGAGAAGACATAAGTTCTAAGATAACGCCTGCTTTACTGAAAAATTTGGGGAGCCCAGACTGGAAG TTAAGGCTGGAGTCCATAGAAGCAGTCAACAAAATTGTGGAGGCCCATAAGCGCATTCAGCCAACAGGAACAG TGGACCTGTTCACGGCGCTAAGAGGCCGTCTTAATGACAGTAACAAAAACTTAGTTATGGCGACCTTGTCATCGATTGGTGTTCTTGCATCTGCTATGGGTCCTTCTGTTGAAAAATCAAGCAAG GGTATCTTGGCAGATGTGCTGAAGTGTATTGGTGACAATAAGAAGCACATGCGAGAGTGTACTTTGACTGCTCTCGATTCCTGGGTTGCTGCTACTCAACTTGATAAGATGGTTCCATATATTGCAGTAGCTCTGGGTGATCAGAAAAGTGGTTCAGAAGGGCGAAAAGATCTCTTCGATTGGTTGTCTAAGCATGTCTCGAAAATGAGTGATCCAGCTGAGGCTTTGCCTTTACTGAAGCCGTCTGCATCTTCTTTGATG GATAAATCATCTGAAGTCCGTAAAGCCGCTGAGACTTTTATGAATGAAGTTCTCAAGATTTGTGGCCAAGCAGCG GTTGCAAAGAACTTGAGAGATCTGCCATCCCCTACTATGGCCATTGTAGCAGAGAGGTTGAAACTGTCCAGTGTGCATGAAG GAATATCTGATTCTGTAAAGATGGTGACAACAAGTATGAGTTTGCCATCAAAAGGTGGTTTGAAGAACGTCAAACCTGGCCTAAATGATCGCTCCTCAAACGTTGGCAAAGCTGCATCTCAA AGAGGAGTTCCAGCAAGGGCCTCTGTTACTATGATCTCTTCTCAAGACTCGTTACAGTCTCAGGCATTATTTAACATTAAGGACTCAAACAAG GAAGATCGGGAGCGACGGGTGTTGGTACGTAAATTCAAGTTTGAAGAACCACGGCGTGAGCAAATAGACGAACTGAAG GTTGATTTATTTAAGCATTTCCGAGAAGATGTTAGCTTGCGGTTATGGAACTCAGACTTTAAGAGGCAAATAGATGGTATCGAGTTACTACAAAAG GCACTTCCTTCAAGTGGCAAAGAAGTGGTTGAGCTTCTCGATATACTACTAAGATGGTTTGTCCTGCGCTTCTGTGAATCCAACACAACATGTTTGTTGAAG GTTCTTGACTTTCTTCCTGAGCTATTTGATGGTCTGAAAGATCAATCTTACATGTTAACGGAAGCAGAAGCTGCAATCTTCCTGCCTTGCCTTATAGAGAAG TCTGGTCACAACATTGAAAAAGTAAGAGAGAAAATGGGGGAGCTGATAAAGCAAATGATCAACATCTATTCTCTTCCAAAGCTGCTTCCCTATATATTGGAGGGGCTGCGCTCCAAGAACAACCGAACTAGGATAGAGTGTGTTGACATTATTGGATACTTCATGGATCATAACGGGACCGAG GTTGGTGGCTTGTTGAAAAATTTGCCATCTGTCGCGGCATTAACAGCAGAGCGGGATGGAGAAATCAGAAAAGCCGCTCTTAATACGCTTGCCACTGCTTACAAGAACCTTG GGGATGATGTATGGCGATATGTTGGAAAACTTTCAGATGCCCAAAGAAGTATGCTCGATGATAGGTTTAAGTGGAAG GCTCGAGAAATGGataagaggagagaaggaaggccTGGTGATGCCCGAGCAGCATTGAGGCGTTCAGTCAGAGAAAACGG ATCCGATGTAGCAGAACAGAGTGGGGAATTGGTTTCTCGTTCAATGGCAGGATCAATGATGCCAAG GGAAAACTTCGGGTATGCCGATGCCCATACGGTACCTAGGCAGATGGCAACAGCAGCGACTGGTCCCGCAGACTGGCGTGAAGCTCTTGATATTGTTGCATTAGGTTTGCCTGAACAG TCTGTTGAAGGAATGAAAGTCATATGCCACGAGCTAACTCAGGCGGTTGATCCTGAAAGCTCTGCGCTTGACGATCTCATTAAGGAAGCAGACAGATTAGTTTCATGCTTGTCTGTTATG GTTCCAAAAACATTTAATTTCAGCCTATCTGGGGCATCTTCAAGGTCTTGCAAATACGTTTTAAATACTCTCATGCAG ACTTTCCAGATCAAACGTCTCGCTCACGCAGTGAAGGAGGGTACACTAGATAACCTTATCACAGAGCTACTACTATGGCTTTTAGATGAGCGGGTTCCTCTTATGGATGATGGCAGTCAACTACTTAAGGCTCTTAATGTCTTGATGCTTAAAATCTTG GATAACGCCGAGAGAACTTCCTCATTCGTTGTACTAATCAATTTGCTGAGGCCCTTGGACCCTTCAAGATGGCCATCCCCTACCCCGTCAGAGTCCCTTGCTGTAAAAAATCAGAAGTTTTCAGATTTAGTTGTCAAATGCTTAATTAAGTTGACAAAG GTTCTTCAGAGTACAATATATGAGGTTGACCTTGATCGCATTCTTCAAAGTGTTCATATTTATTTACAAGAACTTGGAATGGAAGAGATACGGAGGAG GGCTGGAGCTGATGACAAGCCATTAAGAATGGTCAAAACTGTGCTGCATGAACTTGTAAAGCTACGAGGCACAGCAATAAAAGGTCACCTTTCAATGGTTCCTATAGACGCTGAGCCTCAGCCAATCATCCTGGCATACATTGATCTTAATCTTCAG ACCCTTGCAGCAGCTAGGATGTTAACCCCATCTGGACCTATGGGTCAAACTCACTGGGGTGATGCTGCATCGAACGCTCCAAATCCATCAATTCATTCAACGGATGCACAATTGAAG CAAGAGCTTGCTGCAGTATTCAAGAAAATCGGTGACAAGCAAACATGTACGATTGGTTTGTATGAACTCTACCGGATAACCCAGCTGTACCCAAAG GTTGATATATTCGCTCAGCTTCAGAATGCAAGTGAAGCATTTAGAACATACATCAGAGATGGGCTAGCTCAG GTGGAGAAGAATGCCGCAGCTGGCAGAACACCCTCTAGTCTTCCATTATCAACTCCACCTCCAATAGCATCAATACCCTCTCCAAAGTTTGCACCTTCTCCTGTTCATACAAAATCGATAAGTAGCAAAACGGATTGTAATGAAGATGACGCCTTCAGAGTCCAAGGAGACTCTGATTTTAGGGTGCAATCAGATCAACAGACCGACAGATTCCAATCCTCAG CAGGGACATTGGATGCTCTCAGGGAAAGGATGAAGAGCATCCAAGCCGCAGCTGTAGGGGGCAATTTTGATGTAGCTCAGACTCGGCCACTGTCAAGTATGAATGGCAATACGCTCCATGGGGGGGCGCGAGTGGATGGTGAGCCACAAACACAAAGTAATATTCCACCCATGGACGAGAGAGCATTATCTGGGCTGCAAGCACGAATGGAGAGGTTAAAGAGTGGCTCTATGGAACCACTCTAA